The proteins below are encoded in one region of Purpureocillium takamizusanense chromosome 11, complete sequence:
- the HRD1 gene encoding RING-type E3 ubiquitin transferase (TransMembrane:5 (n6-17c24/25o34-56i101-121o141-163i175-193o284-304i)~BUSCO:EOG09263X0V~COG:O~EggNog:ENOG503NVCJ), with product MPKMRLGWYAGVSTALAGGVIVSAFQQRANFYSAMVYLAQSNFCLLALVNFTLLLYSSFIYGLTRLCYGTLRAVEVEQLTERAWFAITETCLAMTIFREEIGAWFLVMFTALVTGKVWGWIGDGRVEFLEQQPPPNPRLFHLRLSISLTMSFLYDVWILRYTINSVIQQARPNMMVMFLFEFAVLATCSWRTGARYILSLAEQNIVKAQTRKRLLERRQEVRERREALMREREQAAAAGQDPVANQEPLPSEDDIDEMDIEVPGWAAKGEWVLWLDLLTDMIKLGIYVAFFAMLLTFYGLPIHIMRDLFMTSRDFVKRLNALLRYRRAIQEMNRYHDATAEDLAQENTCIICREEMRPWDPANNPGAIDRIRPKKLPCGHILHLGCLKSWLERQQVCPTCRSPVTAERPRGPQQRGAGLRIQLAGRVGAGAQQQPAGGVPAQDGQGRPNDVPNPPPGGPGPRVFNLGPIRLGFGANGQQVRELAQQFGMPQIAGNQAPAQPTPTPTQQPQATLGDNLQSIGSLIQQSEQMVQREMQRLQVAQQELQVAHLLMAELQRLQQRRQHPQDQVQPQAWAPTLPPNFPYAGAPQIHMPPPTVPGQFPGFPPFPGMPARTSSPLLARFSAPSTNSAAVPAGSPDLPEGLALPAGWSLVPLQRMDGTTSNAYATTQTNDAGTNVEGVSATQAPDVSSNEATVGSSILSEGNDAGSHAEAVNSNSDQDVSSAAVTPSSSSPSRPLPEGSSVSTTTAPGARATVQSSGAGSQTPVVAPSPLMPNWGGSAQLFNSARSLDSDENTHPRPATTTDHVATYNGQEGQQPASVSSETRCDAGRIPPEDRTAGSSDRGKARAVTVEEAQDEQD from the exons ATGCCCAAGATGCGGCTCGGCTGGTATGCCGGG GTCTCGACGGCCCTGGCTGGTGGCGTGATTGTGTCCGCCTTCCAGCAGAGAGCCAACTTCTACTCGGCCATGGTCTACCTGGCCCAGAGCAACTTCTGCCTGCTG GCTTTGGTCAACTTTACGCTGCTGCTCTATAGTAGTTTCATCTACGGCCTGACGCGACTATGCTACGGCACCCTTCGGGCGGTCGAGGTTGAGCAGTTGACGGAGCGGGCCTGGTTCGCAATCACAGAGACGTGCCTGGCCATGACTATATTCAGGGAAGAGATAGGAGCTTGGTTCCTGGTCATGTTCACGGCACTCGTGACAGGCAAGGTCTGGGGCTGGATTGGCGATGGGCGAGTGGAATttctcgagcagcagccgcccccgAACCCACGGCTCTTCCATCTCCGGCTCAGCATCTCCCTCACCATGAGCTTCCTGTACGACGTCTGGATTCTCCGATACACCATCAACAGCGTTATCCAGCAGGCACGTCCCAATATGATGGTTATGTTCCTCTTTGAGTTTGCTGTGCTGGCCACTTGTTCCTGGCGCACCGGAGCTCGATACATCCTCTCTTTGGCGGAACAAAACATTGTTAAGGCACAAACCCGAAAGAGGCTGCTTGAGCGAAGACAAGAAGTGCGGGAGCGACGCGAGGCCCTCATGCGGGAGCGGGAacaggctgctgccgcgggaCAAGACCCGGTAGCAAATCaggagccgctgccgagcgAAGACGATATCGACGAGATGGACATCGAAGTCCCAGGATGGGCCGCCAAAGGAGAATGGGTCTTGTGGCTCGACCTTTTGACTG ACATGATCAAGCTCGGCATCTACGTCGCTTTCTTCGCCATGCTCCTTACCTTCTACGGTCTGCCTATACACATCATGCGAGACTTGTTCATGACATCACGAGACTTCGTCAAGCGACTCAACGCACTCTTGCGCTACAGGCGAGCCATCCAGGAGATGAACCGTTATCACGACGCAACTGCCGAGGACCTTGCCCAGGAGAACACATGCATAATCTGCAGGGAGGAGATGCGGCCGTGGGATCCTGCCAATAATCCTGGGGCCATTGATCGAATACGCCCGAAGAAGTTGCCTTGCGGTCATATCCTGCACCTGGGCTGTCTCAAGAGCTGGCTCGAGCGACAACAAGTGTGCCCGACGTGTAGGAGCCCTGTTACGGCCGAACGCCCACGTGGGCCTCAACAGCGCGGAGCTGGACTACGGATACAGTTGGCAGGCCGCGTAGGGGCCGGTGCTCAGCAACAGCCAGCCGGCGGAGTCCCGGCGCAGGATGGCCAGGGTCGTCCTAATGATGTGCcgaacccgccgccgggaggGCCAGGCCCGAGAGTCTTCAATCTGGGTCCAATCCGGCTCGGCTTTGGAGCCAACGGCCAGCAAGTCCGCGAGCTTGCTCAGCAGTTCGGCATGCCGCAGATTGCTGGTAACCAAGCACCAGCGCAACCAACACCGACCCCGACGCAGCAACCCCAAGCTACGCTGGGAGATAACCTCCAGAGTATTGGCAGCCTCATCCAGCAGTCGGAGCAGATGGTACAAAGGGAAATGCAACGCCTGCAGGTCGCTCAACAGGAGCTTCAGGTTGCTCACCTCCTCATGGCGGAGTTGCAGCGGTtacagcagcgccggcagcatcCCCAGGATCAGGTCCAGCCTCAGGCATGGGCGCCAACCTTGCCGCCCAATTTCCCCTACGCCGGCGCACCACAGATTCACATGCCTCCTCCAACTGTCCCCGGGCAATTCCCGGGGTTTCCTCCCTTCCCAGGCATGCCGGCACGAACTAGTAGTCCGCTCTTGGCTCGATTTTCGGCGCCATCTACGAATTCAGCTGCTGTCCCTGCTGGCAGCCCTGATCTTCCGGAAGGGCTGGCTCTACCTGCTGGCTGGTCCTTGGTGCCTCTGCAACGAATGGACGGGACGACGAGCAACGCCTATGCCACTACGCAGACCAATGACGCTGGAACGAACGTGGAAGGCGTGAGTGCGACCCAAGCCCCGGACGTCTCGTCGAACGAGGCTACAGTCGGCTCGTCGATTCTGTCCGAAGGTAACGACGCCGGAAGCCATGCAGAAGCTGTGAATTCGAATTCGGATCAGGATGTGTCATCGGCCGCGGTGACTCCcagctcatcatcaccttCTCGTCCTCTACCCGAGGGCTCTTCTGTTTCCACGACGACCGCTCCAGGGGCTCGAGCTACGGTGCAGAGCTCCGGTGCCGGCTCCCAGACGCCCGTTGTGGCGCCCAGCCCCCTGATGCCGAATTGGGGCGGCTCAGCACAGCTTTTCAACAGCGCAAGATCCCTCGATTCAGATGAGAACACACACCCTCGGCCTGCTACCACCACCGATCACGTGGCAACATACAATGGACAagaggggcagcagccggcgAGTGTTTCTTCCGAGACTCGTTGCGATGCGGGAAGGATACCCCCGGAGGATCGTACTGCTGGTTCGTCTGATAggggcaaggcaagggcCGTGACGGTTGAGGAAGCCCAGGATGAACAGGACTGA
- the GLG2 gene encoding Glycogenin glucosyltransferase (COG:H~EggNog:ENOG503NX5G~CAZy:GT8) — MATTAAAGGEQVYATLLLSDSYLPGALVLAHSLRDAGTSRKLAVLVTLDAVSVDAITQLQAVYDYILPVSRIRNEQPANLYLMNRADLHSAFTKINLWKQTQFSKIVYIDSDVVAYRAPDELFDLPHAFSAAPDIGWPDLFNTGVMVLMPNMGDFYAMLAMAERGISFDGADQGLLNMHFGRGYNRLSFTYNVTPSAHYQYVPAYRHFQSAINMVHFIGANKPWFSGRNAPHGNAPYDEMVGRWWAVYDRHYRVPEISVEPTHQQHPAALVQYFTKGEFQPKVIVTQPSPTGDIPEPKERGTVDNSQTHGTTSSSQASATGHLHDASASGQHPAQAAIRAPSQVPQPGVEPTPVPMNSWDAQWQPPPADSRPEALNFPSTHYEMSRDVKPFVPPARYPSPPKNMWYEVPQEPPQTQPLRPIFPWEAKQPKPSRAFASDGPETTEAAQQSSDGIAVPSASEGAPGKSQSNLTPAANVMPADPWTSFPRLNAWDDVPGIGRYVEGLQKHRRVRSQGATAASGGVLSPVSSGTDRGEAKLHTFKLTDFPSEVERPSLPVTPAPIRRPSFWGDDAPEAGAAGSRDQHLPEAPGVPAQAEWDPAEQLQKLAKQQSEALLRKLGSDEGPEGEAPPTSVLSPRPVKETSPPALEPAAEEESETAGGASTYGLSDLQT; from the exons ATGGCCaccacggcagcggccggcggcgagcaggtcTACGCGACG CTTCTACTTAGCGACTCGTATCTCCCAG GTGCTCTCGTTCTCGCGCACTCTCTTCGCGATGCTGGCACCTCGAGAaagctcgccgtcctcgtcacccTTGACGCGGTCTCGGTCGACGCCATTACACAGCTTCAG GCGGTCTACGATTATATCCTGCCCGTGTCGCGGATACGCAACGAGCAGCCCGCAAATTTGTACCTGATGAACCGCGCCGACCTGCACTCGGCCTTCACCAAGATCAACCTCTGGAAGCAGACTCAGTTCTCCAAGATTGTCTACATCGATtccgacgtcgtcgcctaCCGCGCCCCCGATGAGCTCTTCGACTTGCCTCACGCCTTCTCCGCGGCCCCCGATATCGGCTGGCCTGATCTCTTCAACACTGGCGTCATGGTCCTGATGCCCAACATGGGCGACTTTTACGCCATGTTGGCCATGGCAGAGAGGGGCATTTCCTTTGACGGAGCCGATCAGGGTCTGCTCAATATGCACTTCGGACGGGGCTACAATCGACTGTCCTTCACTTACAACGTCACTCCCTCGGCCCACTATCAGTATGTGCCTGCTTATCGACACTTTCAGTCAGCTATCAACATGGTGCACTTTATCGGCGCCAACAAGCCGTGGTTCTCTGGCCGCAATGCTCCCCATGGCAATGCACCTTACGACGAGATGGTTGGCAGGTGGTGGGCTGTCTATGATCGTCATTACCGAGTGCCG GAAATATCCGTGGAGCCGACACATCAGCAGCATCCTGCCGCGCTTGTGCAGTACTTCACCAAGGGCGAGTTTCAACCCAAGGTTATTGTCACTCAACCCAGTCCCACCGGAGACATCCCGGAACCGAAAGAACGAGGCACTGTTGACAACTCTCAAACCCATGGTACTACTAGCAGCTCTCAGGCTTCGGCGACAGGACATCTGCACGATGCGTCCGCGTCTG GGCAACACCCGGCTCAGGCGGCAATCAGGGCGCCCTCTCAGGTTCCCCAGCCTGGGGTTGAGCCAACCCCTGTGCCCATGAACAGTTGGGACGCTCAATG GCAACCGCCTCCAGCGGACTCAAGACCTGAGGCTTTAAACTTCCCCTCGACGCATTATGAGATGTCCAGAGATGTAAAGCCCTTTGTTCCCCCCGCGCGATACCCGAGCCCGCCGAAGAACATGTGGTACGAGGTTCCCCAAGAGCCGCCACAGACGCAGCCACTTCGGCCCATCTTCCCCTGGGAAGCTAAGCAGCCCaagccgtcgagggcatTTGCGAGTGATGGTCCGGAGACCACCGAGGCTGCACAACAATCATCGGATGGCATCGCGG TGCCATCCGCCTCGGAAGGAGCCCCAGGGAAGTCGCAATCCAACCTGACGCCGGCTGCCAACGTCATGCCCGCGGATCCCTGGACCTCGTTCCCACGGCTTAATGCATGGGACGATGTTCCAGGAATCGGCCGCTACGTTGAAGGTCTCCAAAAGCATCGTCGAGTCAGGAGCCAAGGAGCCACCGCCGCTTCCGGTGGGGTTCTCAGTCCAGTTTCCAGCGGTACAGATCGCGGAGAAGCGAAACTGCATACCTTTAAACTGACTGACTTCCCCAGCGAAGTAGAGCGGCCGAGCTTGCCGGTGACTCCCGCGCCAATCCGGCGCCCATCGTTTTGGGGTGACGATGCACCGGAAGCAGGGGCCGCTGGCTCAAGGGACCAGCATCTTCCCGAGGCTCCTGGCGTGCCGGCCCAGGCTGAATGG GACCCAGCTGAGCAGCTCCAGAAGCTCGCGAAGCAGCAGTCCGAGGCGCTTCTGCGCAAACTTGGCAGCGATGAGGGGCCCGAGGGCGAA GCACCGCCAACGAGCGTCTTGAGCCCGCGCCCAGTCAAGGAGACTtcaccgcccgccctggaGCCGGCTGCAGAGGAGGAGTCTGAGACCGCAGGCGGAGCAAGTACATACGGTCTGTCAGATTTGCAGACGTAG
- a CDS encoding uncharacterized protein (TransMembrane:6 (i177-198o204-225i246-268o280-303i323-343o349-375i)~EggNog:ENOG503NTWT~COG:P): protein MTPDASNTITHHPSVFHLQHLSPSRGSSRSPARRNASSTAVEAVAPSPEANDAVERHPSHASDVESQVTAAFNSRIPRLSVESDPYGLSSSYKTDSDLDQIKANSSRKRDGSRGCGPVAVLPPSDKGNKTGPKRDVRKLRGFYENQNAAIERMLKSVEEHRADARQEQGDDQLKFRIAIYGSLVANIILAGLQLYAAISSGSLSLFTTMADAIFDPLSTLTLIFSNRAIKRVDPRRFPAGKARLETVGNIVFCFLMTSVSLIIIAFAAQELAGGHGDKGFHLPSIISVCVAFLTKFSLFLYCWSIKDKYSQVGILWQDHRNDLLVNSFGILTSVGGAKLEWWIDPMGAILLSLLISGVWLHTAFGEFMLLVGVVASVDTQQLITYVCLTHSPAVQGIDTVRVYHSGPRLIAEVDIVMDPSGTLRDTHDVAEELQFKLESLPDIERAYVHIDYETTHKPEHAYKKDL from the coding sequence ATGACGCCCGACGCCAGCAACACCATCACTCACCACCCCTCCGTGTTCCATCTGCAGCACCTCTCGCCAAGCCGCGGCAGCTCTCGTtccccagcccgccgcaaTGCCTCGAGTACCGCGGTAGAGGCTGTGGCACCGTCGCCTGAAGCAAACGACGCCGTCGAACGTCACCCGTCGCACGCCTCCGATGTCGAGAGCCAAGTGACGGCCGCCTTCAACTCGCGCATCCCGCGCCTCAGCGTGGAGAGTGATCCGTACGGCCTGTCCTCGTCGTACAAGACCGACTCGGACCTGGACCAGATCAAGGCCAACTCGTCCCGTAAGCGGGATGGTTCCCGCGGGTGCGGTCCCGTCGCAGTCCTCCCACCCTCGGACAAGGGCAACAAGACGGGGCCCAAACGCGACGTGCGGAAGCTCCGCGGCTTCTACGAGAACCAGAATGCCGCCATCGAGCGCATGCTCAAGTCGGTAGAAGAGCACAGGGCCGACGCACGCCaggagcagggcgacgaccagCTCAAGTTCCGCATTGCCATTTACGGCTCACTCGTCGCAAACATCATCCTCGCGGGTCTTCAGCTTTATGCTGCCATCTCCTCGGGCTCACTGTCGCTGTtcaccaccatggcggacgCGATATTCGACCCTCTCAGCACCTTGACCCTCATCTTTTCGAACCGCGCCATCAAGCGAGTCGACCCCCGCCGCTTTCCCGCTGGCAAGGCCCGCCTCGAGACGGTGGGAAACATTGTGTTTTGCTTTCTCATGACGTCGGTGtccctcatcatcattgcattcgcggcgcaggagcttGCCGGAGGGCACGGGGACAAGGGATTCCACCTGCCGTCCATCATTTCCGTCTGCGTGGCCTTCCTTACCAAGTTCAGCCTGTTCCTGTACTGTTGGTCCATCAAGGACAAGTACAGTCAGGTCGGCATCCTGTGGCAGGACCACCGCAACGACCTACTGGTCAACAGTTTCGGTATCCTCACgtccgtgggcggcgccaagcTGGAATGGTGGATCGATCCTATGGGTGCCATCTTGCTGTCGCTACTCATCTCGGGAGTCTGGCTGCACACGGCGTTTGGCGAGTTCATGCTACTCGTGGGCGTGGTGGCGTCGGTGGACACACAGCAGCTCATCACGTACGTCTGCCTGACGCACTCGCCCGCGGTGCAGGGCATCGACACGGTCCGGGTGTACCACTCGGGACCGCGCCTCATTGCCGAGGTGGACATCGTCATGGACCCCTCGGGCACGTTGAGAGACACGCacgacgtggccgaggagctgcagtTCAAGCTCGAAAGCCTGCCGGATATCGAGCGGGCGTACGTGCATATCGACTATGAAACCACACACAAGCCGGAGCACGCGTATAAGAAGGATTTGTAG
- a CDS encoding Acylglycerol lipase (EggNog:ENOG503NYMR~BUSCO:EOG092638EN~COG:I~MEROPS:MER0031618), producing the protein MATATEGSFKHGDASFYAKTWTPEGSIKAKLVFVHGFSEHINRYNDFFPLLAARGIQVFSWDQRGWGRTVTKPSERGLTGPTPLVIGDVAAFVRDKLAAGAGGEGPPPPLFVMGHSMGGGEVLTMAGDSQYAELVDQVRGWIVECPLVGFTKGEEPSSIKVFAGRLVGRLLPRQQMKHVVPPEHLSRDPAIVESVRNDPLCHNTGTLEGLASLLDRTTLLSSGQVRLGRQVRSLLLAHGTADQVSSFDAAKQFMERQSGVEDKTCKSYDGAYHQLHADHCKDEFSTDLVDWILARCDGNGAQGEEPSPPPGSKL; encoded by the exons atggcgacggctACGGAGGGGTCGTTCAAGCATGGCGATGCCAGCTTCTACGCCAAGACCTGGACG CCCGAGGGCTCGATcaaggccaagctcgtcTTCGTGCACGGCTTCAGCGAGCACATCAACCGCTACAATGACTTCTTCCCCCTACTGGCTGCGCGCGGCATTCAGGTCTTCTCGTGGGACCAGCGCGGCTGGGGCCGCACCGTCACCAAGCCGTCGGAGCGCGGCCTGAcggggccgacgccgctggtcatcggcgacgtcgccgcctttgTGCGCGacaagctggccgccggtgccgggggcgagggcccgccgccgccgctgttcgTCATGGGCCActccatgggcggcggcgaggtgctgaccatggcgggcgactcGCAGTacgccgagctggtcgacCAGGTGCGAGGATGGATCGTCGAGTGTCCCTTGGTCGGCTTCACCAAGGGCGAAGagcccagcagcatcaaGGTCTTCGCCGGGcgtctcgtcggccgcctgctgcccagGCAACAGATGAAGCACGTCGTGCCGCCTGAGCACCTCAGCAGAGACCCGGCCATTGTTGAGTCGGTGCGCAACGACCCGCTGTGCCACAACACGGgcacgctcgagggcctggcaTCGTTGCTGGATCGAACGACGCTACTGTCGTCGGGCCAGGTccggctggggcggcagGTGCGCAGCTTGCTGCTCGCGCACGGTACCGCCGACCAGGTCAGCAGCTTCGACGCAGCCAAGCAGTTCATGGAGCGGCAgagcggcgtcgaggacaagACTTGCAAGTCGTACGATGGCGCCTACCACCAGCTGCATGCGGACCACTGCAAGGACGAGTTCTCCACGGACTTGGTGGACTGGATCCTCGCGCGGTGCGACGGGAACGGCGCtcagggcgaggagccgtcgccgccgccaggatCTAAGCTGTAA
- the MDL1 gene encoding ATP-binding cassette permease mdl1 (COG:Q~EggNog:ENOG503NV86~TransMembrane:6 (i177-197o226-251i306-323o329-348i404-426o446-467i)), producing the protein MVSGVARRALQPRLSGLPPAFARPIATPFVSRCRPQAGRTEQSPLQNTRGLWYTLSGRGQPLPAFPLSIIRQAQSPSTPSAGLVGPKSTTTRWFSQTTPAAQDPRLKADEESTEPAQQPPRQEAPDEVTEQEFKKSDRATQAAQVNLAAKLSKEGKQQSKAGFAEIWRLIKVARPEIRWLGIAFVFLVISSSVTMSIPFSVGRILDLATKGEDEDIRLFGFTMKQFFMGLAAVLTLGAMANFGRVILLRIVGERVVARLRSQLYRRTYVQDAEFFDANRVGDLISRLSSDTVIVGKSVTQNLSDGLRALFSGGAGFAIMVWTSPKLTGLLLLMFPPIAIGAVFYGRAIRNISRAIQKNLGTLTKIAEERLGNIKTSQAFVGEVQEVGRYNKQIRRIFALGKKESLIAATFFASTGWAGNMTILAMLVVGGSFVRSGAMSLGDLTSFMMYTAFAGSSLFGLSGFYSELMKGVGAASRLFELQDRRPGIHQTVGKPVKSAQGPIRFDNVSFAYPTRPAVKIFNGLNFEIPSGSNVCVVGPSGGGKSTVASLLLRFYNPISGSITINGVDISEMNVKSLRRRIGMVSQEPVLFSGTIAENIAYGKPAASRMEIISAARRANCNFISDLPDGLETQVGARGSQLSGGQKQRIAIARALLKDPDILILDEATSALDAESETLVNEALAGLLRGHNTTISIAHRLSTIKRSDQIIVLNNEGKVAEIGSYAQLAANRESAFSKLMEWQMSGGEIPEKRGSEKGAHITEAEELEQDLAQEEDAEPQEERRDNGDKEASHVPANHGRP; encoded by the coding sequence ATGGTGTCGGGCGTGGCGCGCCGAGCGCTGCAGCCCCGACTCTCGGGCCTCCCACCCGCCTTCGCGCGGCCGATAGCAACTCCCTTCGTCTCCCGCTGCCGTCCGCAGGCCGGGCGGACCGAACAATCGCCGTTACAGAACACGCGAGGCCTGTGGTACACACTTTCCGGACGTGGACAGCCTCTGCCGGCCTTTCCGCTGTCCATCATCCGACAAGCGCAGTCGCCGTCAACCCCCAgtgccggcctcgtcggacCCAAGTCAACGACAACGCGATGGTTCTCACAAACGACTCCCGCGGCGCAAGATCCCCGGCTCAAGGCAGACGAGGAGTCCACGGAGCCAGCACAACAGCCGCCGAGGCAAGAAGCTCCCGATGAGGTCACCGAACAAGAGTTCAAGAAGAGCGACCGGGCCACCCAAGCTGCCCAGGTCAACCTCGCTGCCAAGTTGTCCAAGGAGGGCAAGCAGCAGAGCAAAGCTGGCTTCGCGGAGATTTGGAGGCTCATAAAGGTGGCACGGCCTGAGATCCGGTGGCTCGGTATTGCattcgtcttcctcgtcatctcCTCCAGTGTCACAATGTCCATTCCCTTCTCGGTAGGCCGAATCCTAGACCTCGCTaccaagggcgaggacgaagacaTCCGCCTGTTTGGCTTTACGATGAAGCAGTTCTTCATGGGCCTCGCCGCAGTCTTGaccctcggcgccatggccaactTCGGCAGAGTCATCCTCCTGCGCATCGTTGGCGAGAGAGTCGTCGCGCGGCTCCGCTCCCAGCTCTATAGGCGCACATATGTCCAGGACGCCGAGTTTTTCGACGCCAACCGCGTCGGTGACCTCATCTCACGACTCAGCTCTGACACGGTGATCGTCGGCAAGTCAGTCACCCAGAACTTGAGCGACGGTCTTCGAGCTCtcttcagcggcggcgccgggttCGCGATCATGGTCTGGACCAGCCCAAAGCTCACTGGACTCCTGCTCCTCATGTTCCCTCCGATTGCAATCGGCGCAGTCTTCTACGGACGGGCCATCCGCAACATCAGCAGGGCGATCCAGAAGAACCTCGGAACGTTGACCAAGATTGCCGAAGAGCGCTTGGGCAACATCAAAACCAGTCAGGCTTTCGTCGGAGAGGTTCAAGAAGTTGGCCGGTACAACAAGCAGATCCGGCGCATCTTTGCCTTGGGCAAGAAAGAGTcactcatcgccgccactTTTTTTGCTTCAACGGGATGGGCCGGGAACATGACTATCCTGgccatgctcgtcgtcggaggcAGCTTTGTGCGATCTGGGGCCATGAGCCTCGGAGACTTGACTTCGTTCATGATGTACACAGCGTTTGCCGGCTCTAGTCTTTTTGGTCTTTCTGGGTTCTACTCAGAACTCATGAAAGGTGTGGGGGCGGCAAGCCGACTATTCGAGCTGCAGGACCGCCGACCCGGCATCCACCAGACCGTGGGAAAGCCAGTTAAATCCGCCCAGGGCCCTATTCGATTCGACAACGTCAGCTTCGCCTACCCTACCCGGCCGGCTGTCAAGATTTTCAACGGGCTTAATTTTGAGATACCGTCGGGGAGCAACGTGTGCGTCGTGGGACCATCTGGTGGTGGCAAATCAACAGTAGcgtccttgctgctgcggttcTACAATCCAATTTCGGGCTCCATCACGATCAATGGGGTTGACATTTCCGAGATGAACGTCAAGTCGCTAAGAAGACGCATTGGCATGGTCTCTCAGGAACCGGTCCTCTTCTCGGGGACCATCGCCGAGAACATTGCCTATGGAaagccggcggcgtcccgcATGGAAAtcatctcggcggcgcgaagAGCGAACTGCAACTTCATCAGCGATCTCCCTGACGGCCTAGAGACGCAAGTGGGCGCGAGAGGGTCGCAGCTTTCGGGTGGGCAGAAgcagcgcatcgccatcgcgcgggcgctgctcaaggacccGGATATTCTGATACTTGACGAGGCCACGTCTGCGCTGGACGCCGAGTCTGAGACGCTGGTCAACGAGGCTTTGGCTGGCCTGCTGCGTGGTCACAACACCACGATCTCGATTGCGCACCGGCTGTCAACGATTAAGCGTTCGGACCAGATCATCGTCCTCAACAACGAGGGCAAGGTGGCCGAGATTGGCAGCTACGCACAGCTTGCAGCCAACCGAGAGAGTGCCTTCAGCAAGCTCATGGAGTGGCAGATGAGCGGAGGCGAGATTCCCGAAAAGAGAGGCTCGGAAAAAGGTGCTCACatcaccgaggccgaggagctggagcaagACCTCGCGCAAGAGGAGGACGCGGAGCCGCAGGAAGAGCGCcgcgacaacggcgacaaggaggcgTCGCACGTACCGGCTAACCATGGTCGGCCTTGA
- a CDS encoding uncharacterized protein (EggNog:ENOG503NWX7~COG:A): protein MAYNDDSVLARLSSLNESHDSIATAAQWIMFHRRHADRTVQLWMQRLKDSSSTKRLSLVYLANEVVQQSRIRHKEDFVIAFSPVVAEATAIAYKGAPAEIQAKLRRVIDVWKDRTIFEAPIQAAIESRLDELDRSRGTAKPGFTGSPFGGGSSVPSEFAPLVTAHQKVAKLSDPLKGTIASANQEYDKQTDPNTAVPSAPVYAARLNGLLKTLANAESAVAECVKAREGLVSGLEKLLEANRTALESDKSTVEEFRKRKTEIEEKKQQVELAIMRALGPAEGNGSPEEGGITSPPPEPDRPEMEALTPPSMDEEPAVIAEPSAREDGSSAPATAAELSVSPVDTPPSYHSVPISTNGSNKRRRVDDSGEFPDLGGDDEIDADVAAMLKEQ from the exons ATGGCTTACAATGACGATTCTGTGTTGGCCCGGCTCTCTTCATTGAATGAAAGCCACGACAGTATTGCCACTGCAGCTCAATGGATCATGTTTCACCG GAGGCACGCAGACCGCACGGTGCAGTTGTGGATGCAGCGGCTCAAGGACTCATCTAGCACCAAGCGCCTGAGCCTCGTGTATCTCGCAAACG AGGTCGTCCAGCAGTCAAGAATACGACATAAGGAAGATTTTGTTATTGCATTTTCGCCCGTCGTTGCCGAAGCCACGGCCATCGCTTACAAGGGCGCTCCCGCCGAGATACAGGCCAAACTTCGGCGCGTGATTGATGTCTGGAAGGACAGGACTATTTTCGAAGCGCCTATCCAAGCCGCAATCGAATCCAGACTCGATG AGCTTGACAGATCACGTGGTACCGCCAAACCAGGGTTTACAGGGTCACCTTTTGGGGGAGGCTCATCAGTTCCAAGCGAGTTCGCACCTCTGGTGACTGCTCATCAAAAGGTAGCAAAGCTCAGTGATCCGTTGAAAGGGACGATTGCTTCCGCAAACCAAGAATACGACAAGCAGACGGACCCCAACACAGCCGTTCCCTCCGCCCCGGTGTACGCTGCTCGACTAAATGGCCTCCTGAAGACGCTCGCCAATGCCGAGAGCGCGGTGGCGGAATGCGTCAAAGCCCGTGAGGGGCTCGTCTCAGGCCTAGAGAAGCTGTTGGAAGCTAACAGAACGGCCCTGGAGAGCGACAAGTCCACGGTTGAAGAGTTCAGGAAGCGAAAGACGGAGATTGAGGAAaagaagcagcaggtcgaACTGGCTATTATGCGTGCGCTGGGGCCAGCGGAGGGTAACGGCTCACCCGAGGAGGGTGGAATAACAAGCCCACCACCCGAGCCGGACCGACCAGAGATGGAAGCCTTGACACCGCCCTCGATGGATGAGGAACCTGCGGTGATTGCAGAGCCATCTGCTCGAGAAGATGGTTCGTCTGCGCCAGCCACCGCGGCGGAATTGTCGGTGTCCCCCGTCGATACCCCACCGTCGTATCACTCGGTCCCAATCTCGACTAATGGATCCAACAAGAGGCGACGAGTGGATGATTCTGGAGAGTTCCctgacctcggcggcgacgatgagatAGATGCAGACGTTGCTGCAATGCTCAAAGAGCAGTGA